ACCATCACCCTTACGGCCGGGTCGGCCTCCAGCTCTCGGCCCACGCGGTCCATCTCGCCCATTAACGCCAGGTCAAAAAGGTTTATCGGCGGGTGGTCTATCGTCACCCGCGCAACGCCGCCCTGCAGCTCGATCTTCAGGCACTCGTATCCTTCGTATGCCATACGCACACCTCCTGGTCCGCAGACGCTAGCACGACGGCAGGGGCGACAATACCACCGCCGCGCGGTCAACCGGTCAATCCGTGCTCGGAAGCTCGGTGCCCGGCGGCATCTGCTCAAGACACTGCGCCATATCGAAGTAGTCCGTCCACCGGCGGATGATCTTGCCCTCGACCTGGAATGCTCCCATGACGGGAAATTCCGCGACCCGGTCCTCAAGCTGATAACGGTCTGTCCGTTCCGTTAATACGACGCCGTCCTGGGACTGGGCGATGTGGTGGATCACGTATTCGACCGACGCCGCTGTTTCGTGCAGAGGACCAAGTACGCTCCACACCCCCTCGGCGCCCTTGACCGCTCCCATGGGGATATTGTTAAACACCGATTCGTCGTCGAAAAACGCCAGGATTCCCTCCTTCTCGTTTGCCTGCATCGCGTCGATGAACCGTAAGACTGTTTTAATATGATTCACGGCATCACTCATCACGCGGGTTTGAATCTCGCCAGGTAGGAGAAAAATCCTCCCAGCCTGCGCTCGAACGCGAAAGACGCCTGCGCTGTTCGTTTCTTGAGCGAACCGAACAACACGCAGTCGGGGTCGAACAGGACCTCGCCTATTACCAGGCGGCCGGTCGGTTTCAGCACCCGGCGCAACTCTCGCAGGGCGGCCTGTTCGTCGGGGATCTCGCCGAGTACGCCAAGGAGGTAGGCGGCGTCGAAAACACCATCGGGATACGGAAGCTCCTGCGCGTCGCCCAGTTGCGCCGTGATGTTGGTTACCCCGGCCGCCTCGGCCCGCCGCGTGACGTCGTCGAGCATATCCTGCTGCACGTCAAGGACGTCCAGTGTTCCAGCGGGAGCCAGGGCCTGGGCCATCGGTACAGTATGGATGCCGATACCCGGCCCGATCTCGAGGATGCGCTCGCCGTCGCGCGGTTCAAGAACCCCGCGTAGATGCCCCGGCGACTGGTTGCCCCTGGGAACCAACAGGCTCCAGCGCAACATGTGCGGCATGGGGGACGGATAGCGGACGGCCAGCCACCTGGTCAGGCCGGCAAGCGCCGCGTAGGCCAGCAGCCAGCCAAGCGCCCAGGCACCGTGGCCACGAAAAACTTCGACAAGCGCCAGCACTCCCGCACCAAGCGCGGCAAAACCTGTCCAGTCGTGAATCCTCATCGCCCCCACGTTTAAATTTAATCCCTTCCCCGGAGGCCCACCAGCAGCGTAGACGATCGGTGGCATAAAATTATCCAGTCCGTTGCAAAAGGGAAGGCCGCCGTCCCGCAATTGCCCGCGCCGCCGCATGCCTCGCCCCTTGCCGACGCCGCCCGTACCCGGCAGAATGCCAGATCCTGAGTCGAGATCCCTGCCCGGACTTCCCGTGCGCAGATCGTCTGAACGACCAATAAAACAGGGCCCACATATGGATTTGTACAGAATAAAGACCGCGTTCGTCGGCTTGCAACGCCTGGCTACCTTGCCCGAAGAAGACAAGCAGGCCTGCATCGACGCCTATAAATTTTTCCAACGCATGCAGGCCGGCGAAGAAACCGAGACGGCCGACGAGACCAAGGCGGTAGCCGACTACTACAAGGTCTTGAACAACATGCTGTCGATCTTCGACCTCGAAAAACTCTACATACCTCCACAGCTCGACGAATCGCTGGGCCTGTACGGCAACCAGTTGTTGTGCGAGCAGGCGCTGCTGAAGGAACTCGACCTCGACGACCCCGACGAATCGCACCTGCTGGACATGGGCTGCGGCAGGGGGAGAATCTCGCATTACTTTGCCTCCATGACCGGCGGCCAGGTGTCGGGCTACAACATCGACCCCGACCAGATCGAGAACGCGATCGACTGGGCGGCGGAATGCGAGATGAGCGACCAGCTGCACTTCAAGGTGGGCAATCACCACGACCCGCTCGACTACGAAGCGGGCACGTTCGACGGCTGCTTCTCCTTCCAGGCGGTCTGGCCCTTCTTCAAGAAGGAGGAGCTCGACGATCACGCGCAGGAGATGTACCGGGTGTTGAAACCAGGAGCTCGCTACGCCTGTTCAGAGTACCTGCTCACGCCGTATTTCGATTGGGACAACGAAGAACACGCGGCGCTTCACAGGACTTTTCTTCCAACTCTTGCGGCCACCCAGTCGATGTACCCGGCAGACGTCTGCGCTGCGCTTGAACGAGCCGGCTTTGAAATCCTCGTTTCGGCGCCTTCGAAGAGCGAAGCCTGGCCGCTGTGCGAGCAGAAGCGCAACTTGATCTTCATGGGTCGAAGAGCCGTCAGGGCCCTTGAGGCCATACGCGTTCTGCCCCCGTGGGTCGAAGAATCGCTCGACCTGCTGCAAACCGGTGGCGAAGCGTGGACGACTGCCGAGAAAGCCAAGATCGCCGACCTCAACTGGCGGATCGTCGCCAAGAAGCACTGAGACGTGGCGCGATTATGAGAAGGCCACGCTGCCCCTTGCTGCCCTGATAAAGAAACTGCTGTGCCAACTGGGAACAGGCCTGAACACAGGGAAAATCCGGCTTCGGGCCTGCCAGCCGCAAAGCCTGCTTAGCGGTTACCGTGTACGGACCGCTAAGAACCGTTGGCGGCCAGGAAGGGTTGCGGCGGGTCGACCGCCTGGGACCAGGTCGGCCGGTAGTCGGAAAGTCTGCCGCCCAGGGAGCGGTCGTACAGAAGCGCGCTGGTGGGCTTTTCCATCCGCTCTAAGGCGGTTAGCGCCTAGGCTGCTAACGCCGAAAAAAGCACCAATACCAGCGTCGAAAGAAGCATCGCCGTCAGAGCCGAAACAGACACCGCGGCTATCACCGCTGGACCCTCGTTGAACTTGTTCTCCACTTTTAAATCCTCCCTGTTCTTCGCAGCCGGTCTTCCCCGCGCTGCGCATCGTTCTGCCGTTCCTGTCGATTCGGCCTTGTTCACTGCCTCGTGGCAGTGCGATGTCATGCAACTACTATACCAGCACGAACTCCGCACACCCCGTCGCTGAGCAAGAAAGCGGTGAGAATCGCATTACGAGTGGTTTGTGCAGAACCCGTAAGCTCTTCGAACAGGAGAGTTAAGTTCGGTTGAGTGTTGGAGAATGCACGGCGAGAACCGACGGCCAACGAAGTCGCTGGTGCGGCTCGCCCGTTTTCAGCGTCAGTCCAGGTGTCGCTCCAGCGCAGCCAGGACCACCTCGGGACCATTGCGGCGCTGGTAGTTCTCGGCCTGGTCCACCCACAGCACCCTGCCCTCGCCATCGATCAGCAGCGATGTCGGGACCGCAAGCCCATCGACTGTGAGCGGACCCGAGTGGGCGCCCAGGTTGCGCAGGCCGAACGCGTCGGTCACCACGAGATCACGATCGGCGATCATGATCGCCTGCAGGCTGTGATTCCGATAGCGATCCTGGATGTCCTCGGGACTCTCGGCGCTGACCGTCACCACCTGGATGTCACGCTCGTCGAACTCGCTGCGAAGCTCTTCCCATCGCCGCAACTCGGCGACACAGTAAGGTCACCAGTGGCCCCGGAAGAACTTCATCAGGACAGGCTTGCCAGCCAGGCTCGCGGAGTCGAAGCGCTCGCCGTGGCGGTCGACCGCGGTGAAGTGCGGGAGAACCTGGCCCACCTGGATGCCGGTCGTCGCCACTTCCTGTCGGCTTATGGAAACCGTGAACGGCAGGAATAGCCCGATAACAATGGCCATCGCGGCGGGGATCGCACCGAACCAGCGCGTGCGCAGCACGAAGGCGCTCGCCCCTAGCAGTGCGGCCGCAAGGAAGGCCACTACGAACGGGGCCCGGTTCTCGGGAATCGCAACCTGGTCGACGAGCCGGAACCACAGGGCCACCGTTACCAGTGCGATACCCAGGCCCACGAATCCCAGGATGGTGCCGAGCCGTTTGTCCCTTGCTTCCATGGTAGCTCCGAAGTTGCTGCAGCCGCGGCTACAAATGCCCGGAAATTATCGCATCTCTAGGTAGTCATACCAATTTAAGGATGAGTACACTACGACCGATGCAGGAAAAGTAGCGATGGCGCTATACTGCCGCCGGCTTACGAGAGTGTCTTGCCCCCCCCTCGGTTGGGGGTTTTTGCCTGCGGGCCCTCGGCTAGGGCCCGCCTACCGTGAGCGACCTGCAGGCCGTGTTGTCAACGGGCGAGCTGTCGGTGAGCACGCTCCCGGTGATCTCGTAGCAGAAATCATGCAGCCACAGGGACGGCTGCGTCACGATCCACGAGAACTGGCCGTTGCCCAGGTTCACGGCGGGCACGGGGAGCAGCGGGTTCGGGATAATATCGATGGTCCTGGTCTCGCCACTGACCATGGTGTTGACCTGGAAGGTGCCCAACTCGATGCGATCGTAGCCGAGCTCTATATAGACCGTACCCGTGATATCGGTTGCCGTACCGCCTGACGCCGAGTTGTGGAGCTGCCCCCCCAGCACGATGGTGTCGCCGACCTCAGCCTG
The Candidatus Binatota bacterium DNA segment above includes these coding regions:
- a CDS encoding methyltransferase domain-containing protein, with the protein product MQACLSSSGKVARRCKPTNAVFILYKSICGPCFIGRSDDLRTGSPGRDLDSGSGILPGTGGVGKGRGMRRRGQLRDGGLPFCNGLDNFMPPIVYAAGGPPGKGLNLNVGAMRIHDWTGFAALGAGVLALVEVFRGHGAWALGWLLAYAALAGLTRWLAVRYPSPMPHMLRWSLLVPRGNQSPGHLRGVLEPRDGERILEIGPGIGIHTVPMAQALAPAGTLDVLDVQQDMLDDVTRRAEAAGVTNITAQLGDAQELPYPDGVFDAAYLLGVLGEIPDEQAALRELRRVLKPTGRLVIGEVLFDPDCVLFGSLKKRTAQASFAFERRLGGFFSYLARFKPA
- a CDS encoding class I SAM-dependent methyltransferase, translated to MDLYRIKTAFVGLQRLATLPEEDKQACIDAYKFFQRMQAGEETETADETKAVADYYKVLNNMLSIFDLEKLYIPPQLDESLGLYGNQLLCEQALLKELDLDDPDESHLLDMGCGRGRISHYFASMTGGQVSGYNIDPDQIENAIDWAAECEMSDQLHFKVGNHHDPLDYEAGTFDGCFSFQAVWPFFKKEELDDHAQEMYRVLKPGARYACSEYLLTPYFDWDNEEHAALHRTFLPTLAATQSMYPADVCAALERAGFEILVSAPSKSEAWPLCEQKRNLIFMGRRAVRALEAIRVLPPWVEESLDLLQTGGEAWTTAEKAKIADLNWRIVAKKH
- a CDS encoding redoxin domain-containing protein, producing MRRWEELRSEFDERDIQVVTVSAESPEDIQDRYRNHSLQAIMIADRDLVVTDAFGLRNLGAHSGPLTVDGLAVPTSLLIDGEGRVLWVDQAENYQRRNGPEVVLAALERHLD